Proteins from a genomic interval of Mycoplasmopsis columboralis:
- the rpsL gene encoding 30S ribosomal protein S12: protein MPTTNQLVTSGRVSKVKKQNAPALSLSYNSLIKKAKKMASPFKRGVCTRVATMTPKKPNSALRKYARVKLSNGMEVTAYIPGEGHNLQEHSVVLIRGGRVKDLPGVRYHIVRGTQDAAGVAKRKQGRSLYGTKKEKAK, encoded by the coding sequence ATGCCAACAACAAACCAATTAGTTACAAGTGGTCGTGTTTCTAAAGTTAAAAAGCAAAACGCACCTGCTTTAAGCTTAAGCTACAACTCACTTATTAAAAAAGCTAAAAAAATGGCTTCACCATTTAAACGTGGTGTATGTACTCGTGTTGCAACTATGACACCTAAGAAACCTAACTCAGCGCTTCGTAAATATGCTCGTGTTAAATTATCAAATGGTATGGAAGTTACAGCATATATTCCAGGAGAAGGACACAACTTACAAGAACACTCTGTTGTTTTAATTCGTGGAGGTCGTGTTAAAGACTTACCTGGGGTTAGATACCACATTGTTCGTGGAACACAAGATGCTGCCGGAGTAGCAAAACGTAAACAAGGACGTAGTTTATACGGAACCAAAAAAGAAAAAGCTAAATAG
- a CDS encoding IS30 family transposase — translation MLLKNNEYTFKEIAEKIEIHRNSLYEEIKKNSNLYGYDAYYAQLKHDNRRRWSEQIKLRNTFEKYKEFTNLFIEKFDKKTWGVEVSYLAVTNNHPEIKSPSLRTVFNWINSEIWVINSNDRLRKSYKRGRKRHISAAERLVGKRWVVPYWARPSKIDDRTDFGHWELDLIVGKTGEKQHHLLTFVERQSRYGIIKKVFSKDLWKIIVTLWELIKEYKLNVKSITTDNDFEFNKLFYLGYRLKVKIYLTDPYASFEKGTIEHYNGIVRRFFKKRTNFNNVSDEKVKEVQDKINQMPRKIHGYFSADEMFFDWNYYKDKSNPIPPEEKLFVKIQKRRPSNTSRNRFFKNKH, via the coding sequence ATGTTGCTAAAAAATAATGAATACACATTCAAAGAAATCGCAGAAAAGATTGAAATTCACAGAAATTCATTATATGAAGAAATTAAGAAAAACTCAAATCTTTATGGATACGATGCATATTATGCACAGTTAAAACATGACAATAGAAGGAGATGATCGGAACAAATTAAATTAAGAAATACATTTGAAAAATATAAAGAATTTACAAATCTTTTTATTGAAAAATTCGACAAGAAAACATGAGGAGTTGAGGTTAGTTATTTGGCGGTTACTAATAACCACCCCGAGATAAAATCCCCATCTTTAAGAACTGTATTCAACTGAATTAACTCAGAGATCTGAGTAATAAATTCTAATGATAGATTAAGAAAATCATACAAAAGAGGAAGAAAAAGACATATTAGCGCAGCAGAAAGATTAGTGGGTAAAAGATGGGTTGTTCCGTATTGGGCAAGACCTTCTAAAATAGATGATAGAACTGATTTTGGTCATTGAGAATTAGACTTAATAGTCGGAAAAACCGGTGAAAAACAACATCATCTACTAACTTTTGTAGAAAGACAAAGTCGTTATGGAATAATAAAAAAAGTATTTTCAAAAGATCTTTGAAAAATAATAGTCACTCTTTGAGAACTTATAAAAGAATATAAATTGAATGTTAAATCTATCACTACTGATAATGATTTTGAGTTTAACAAACTTTTTTACCTAGGTTACAGATTAAAAGTAAAAATATACTTAACAGATCCGTATGCTTCTTTTGAAAAAGGAACTATCGAGCACTATAACGGGATAGTTAGAAGATTTTTCAAGAAACGAACTAATTTCAATAACGTTTCTGATGAAAAGGTAAAGGAAGTGCAAGATAAAATTAATCAAATGCCTAGAAAAATTCACGGCTATTTTTCTGCTGATGAAATGTTCTTTGATTGAAATTATTACAAAGATAAGTCAAACCCTATACCTCCAGAAGAAAAATTGTTTGTAAAAATCCAAAAGAGAAGACCAAGCAACACTTCAAGAAACAGATTTTTCAAAAATAAACATTAA
- a CDS encoding aldehyde dehydrogenase family protein: protein MTNILKKQLLKLRTQIIYFESDLIEALKKDLNKSEHETLISELYPVYKELKFFIKNSRKITKMRSLKTLSNNLLSHKGHFYKPHGEVLIFSTWNYPFNLALNPFIGAFAMGNKISMSLHPFTPNTNEVISKILKPFDNVEVLTLKTIEEILDYKKWDFIFFTGGELTGEKIRTKAYELKIPYCLELGGKSPVIVTESANLKLAAEQILYGKILNSGQTCVAPDYLIVHESVKDAFDKIIQKEIKNNKLDIMHLDSNISKIINIQTFDNLVKEIDKDTSNISNDPLKQKISLCYLNKEHLNSNFEQKEIMGPVVYTKTYKNWEDISKIISSNPNPLIIYLFSENKIDFQRVKTLNSGNLMINATIDLVADSKLAFGGYKNSGYGKYHGWASVELFSFKTAYLKVKRDIYMKFKKYPYTAKKLGILRKYLNIIK, encoded by the coding sequence ATGACAAATATTTTAAAAAAACAACTTCTTAAATTAAGAACTCAAATAATTTATTTTGAATCAGATTTAATTGAAGCGTTAAAAAAAGATTTGAACAAGAGTGAACACGAAACATTAATTAGCGAACTTTACCCAGTGTATAAAGAACTTAAATTTTTTATCAAAAACTCTAGAAAAATCACCAAAATGAGATCTTTAAAAACACTTTCAAACAACTTGCTTTCTCATAAAGGTCATTTTTACAAACCACACGGAGAGGTTTTGATTTTTAGTACTTGAAATTATCCATTTAATTTAGCTTTAAATCCTTTTATTGGAGCATTTGCGATGGGAAATAAAATCTCAATGTCTTTACATCCATTTACTCCAAATACTAATGAAGTAATTTCTAAAATCTTAAAACCTTTTGATAATGTAGAAGTTTTAACTTTAAAAACTATTGAAGAAATTTTAGACTATAAAAAATGAGATTTTATTTTCTTCACCGGTGGGGAACTAACTGGAGAAAAAATAAGAACCAAAGCGTATGAATTAAAAATTCCTTATTGTTTAGAATTAGGAGGAAAATCTCCTGTGATTGTAACTGAAAGCGCTAATTTAAAGCTAGCTGCTGAACAAATTCTTTATGGAAAAATTCTAAACAGCGGACAAACATGTGTGGCACCGGATTATTTAATTGTGCATGAAAGTGTAAAAGATGCATTTGACAAAATTATTCAAAAAGAAATAAAAAATAACAAGCTAGATATTATGCATTTAGATTCGAATATCTCAAAAATAATTAATATCCAAACATTTGATAATTTAGTTAAAGAAATTGATAAAGACACCTCAAACATAAGCAACGATCCTTTAAAACAAAAAATATCTTTATGCTATCTAAACAAAGAACATCTTAATTCTAATTTCGAACAAAAAGAAATTATGGGTCCGGTTGTATATACTAAAACATATAAAAATTGAGAGGATATATCTAAAATAATCTCATCAAATCCTAATCCGTTGATAATTTACTTATTTAGTGAAAATAAAATAGATTTTCAAAGAGTAAAAACTCTCAATAGTGGTAATTTAATGATTAACGCCACAATTGATTTGGTTGCAGATTCTAAACTAGCCTTTGGAGGATATAAAAATAGTGGTTATGGTAAATATCATGGATGAGCATCTGTTGAATTATTTAGTTTTAAAACAGCTTATTTAAAAGTTAAAAGAGATATTTATATGAAATTTAAAAAATATCCATACACTGCAAAAAAATTAGGTATTTTAAGAAAATACCTAAATATCATTAAATAA
- a CDS encoding aromatic motif membrane protein, translated as MNKFKKILVAVAPLLALSSLSCTNKSQNITISNNISNYQESNQWNLFINQDAIQSILTTIYDNPESIQSYLDSQLNINEDYTRILNESLVFNNSLSLSFGSDSGGFLSSVPKPFPLRELDKQIQDLFEHNWLWYLFNLNKAEFIYYPQFDRFETNSESIKLDTLQNSLSNSSFFRPLSNKILQFSKQYYEDSQEYKTYNFFLLLDGGFILKLQVDKYFEDGKWDTSINLDSYIYSYPYIFNKENVNNIFNISKYVSDTQSFFELSENRSKSILFKENYGSSELRFTLSAIKK; from the coding sequence ATGAATAAATTCAAAAAAATATTAGTTGCAGTTGCCCCTTTGCTTGCTTTATCTTCATTGTCATGTACAAATAAAAGCCAAAACATAACTATTTCAAACAATATTTCAAATTATCAAGAAAGCAATCAATGAAATTTATTTATTAATCAGGATGCAATTCAAAGCATTTTGACCACAATTTACGATAATCCCGAAAGCATTCAAAGTTATTTAGATTCTCAATTGAATATCAATGAAGATTACACTAGAATTCTTAATGAATCTTTGGTGTTTAATAATAGCTTATCATTATCTTTTGGTTCTGATTCTGGTGGATTTTTGTCAAGTGTTCCTAAACCTTTTCCATTAAGAGAGTTAGATAAACAAATACAGGATCTCTTTGAGCATAATTGATTATGATATTTATTTAATTTAAATAAAGCAGAATTTATATATTATCCTCAATTTGATCGTTTTGAAACTAATTCTGAGTCAATTAAATTGGATACTTTACAAAATTCTTTGAGTAATTCTTCTTTTTTTAGACCTTTATCAAATAAAATTTTGCAATTTTCAAAACAATATTATGAAGATTCGCAAGAATATAAAACATATAACTTTTTTTTACTTTTAGATGGAGGTTTTATCTTAAAACTTCAAGTAGATAAATATTTTGAAGATGGTAAATGGGATACTTCGATAAATTTGGATAGTTATATTTATTCATACCCTTACATATTTAACAAAGAAAATGTAAATAATATTTTTAACATCAGTAAATATGTAAGTGATACTCAATCTTTTTTTGAGTTATCTGAAAATAGAAGTAAGTCAATTTTGTTTAAAGAAAATTACGGTTCTTCTGAATTGAGATTTACTCTTTCAGCAATAAAAAAATAG
- a CDS encoding aromatic motif membrane protein, whose amino-acid sequence MIKKLFILFPIPFFVASCANIDNSKLISSVNFEVHNQLSSQAIKSNQIIDSLLRRIYKNEIELNSYKKQQESSKLKDDFLNEIAILKEEYLTKSTADNLQKIQNLINKNWYFVLKNINLFYGHFTSWFAFPDSDSGKHSSEFRSLIDNTNPSEDFNFTNNYWENIREGDESQELANTTVIYLQKQKVIFRFLITDVLSERPKMHFSGIGWNFPFSKTTKISAGILSDVVHSALIHKYQEGYDLFENSVVKEFRYGLMEEFILLPKENHE is encoded by the coding sequence ATGATTAAAAAACTTTTTATTTTATTTCCTATTCCTTTCTTTGTTGCGTCTTGTGCGAATATAGATAATTCAAAACTAATTAGTTCAGTTAATTTTGAAGTTCATAATCAATTGAGTTCTCAAGCCATTAAAAGCAATCAAATAATAGATTCTTTATTAAGAAGGATTTATAAAAACGAAATAGAATTAAATAGCTACAAAAAACAACAAGAAAGTTCAAAATTAAAGGATGATTTTTTAAACGAAATAGCTATTTTGAAAGAAGAGTATTTAACAAAATCTACAGCAGACAATTTGCAAAAAATACAAAATTTAATTAATAAAAACTGGTATTTTGTTTTGAAAAACATTAATTTGTTTTACGGTCATTTCACATCTTGATTTGCTTTTCCTGATTCCGACTCAGGAAAGCATTCATCTGAATTTAGAAGTTTAATTGATAACACTAATCCATCAGAAGATTTCAATTTTACAAATAATTATTGAGAAAACATTAGAGAAGGTGATGAGTCACAAGAGTTAGCTAACACTACAGTTATTTATCTTCAAAAACAAAAAGTTATATTTAGATTTTTAATAACAGATGTGCTTTCAGAAAGACCAAAAATGCATTTTAGTGGAATAGGATGAAATTTTCCTTTTAGTAAAACTACCAAAATATCTGCTGGTATTTTGAGCGATGTTGTTCATAGTGCTTTAATTCATAAATATCAGGAAGGATATGATTTATTCGAAAATTCAGTTGTAAAAGAATTTAGATATGGTCTTATGGAAGAATTTATTTTACTCCCAAAGGAGAATCATGAATAA
- a CDS encoding PTS transporter subunit EIIC → MKKKNKISKYFEFFGGIENIKFYHHKDNFYTFYFHDFSDVKIAQIQNYLFLGDIQVFDDFLTIKINEECFKDFKGLLSSKFKFDHNYYKKVFLWDETLKPSKNLINILRNLFKGFADIFLPLIPLFIVGGLSLATAILIDSFSKTTTQHSASYFLKLIGNSIFTSLPIFIGYTSMKRYGGNPFLGMAIGIILVAPSLFNINDSLNKYYVSAQLGASSETISMLKQTFIEEHKNIPNLTLDDIKVSYSLFPTNWGYFKFEFIGYQSQVFPTLIIVYLAYWIERISNKYIHSSIVALLSPLFTVLISVFIGFWILGPLGRVISDILAVALSGIWTYTNFPYFGIGGFIIGFSYPFMVLTGFHQGLLPVEIQLLATIGRSWISPIAISSNIAQGTVALAIATWMFINKFKNKTTKVISSGVTANLGITEPVVFGINLPLKYPMLIAAFSAGVAGYWMGITQVAAISQGSSSWIGSLIQFTWTITDADKQYYESLKLFSMGEYYIVNSIANALKMLIANLIAVLTAFSITLTLSLTKFKAQTKQWVVQNL, encoded by the coding sequence ATGAAAAAGAAAAACAAAATTAGCAAATATTTTGAGTTTTTTGGCGGAATAGAAAATATCAAATTCTATCATCACAAAGATAATTTTTACACTTTCTATTTTCATGATTTTTCCGATGTCAAAATAGCTCAGATTCAAAATTATTTATTTTTAGGTGATATTCAAGTTTTTGATGATTTTTTGACCATTAAGATCAATGAAGAGTGCTTTAAAGATTTTAAAGGACTTCTTTCATCAAAATTTAAATTTGATCACAACTATTACAAAAAGGTATTTTTGTGAGACGAAACACTTAAACCATCTAAGAATTTAATTAACATCTTACGCAATCTTTTCAAAGGTTTTGCAGATATTTTTCTTCCTTTAATCCCTTTGTTTATAGTTGGGGGTTTGTCATTAGCTACTGCTATTTTAATTGATTCATTTTCTAAAACAACAACTCAACATTCTGCTTCTTATTTTTTAAAACTAATTGGAAACAGCATTTTTACCTCTTTACCAATTTTTATTGGATATACATCTATGAAACGATACGGTGGAAATCCGTTTTTAGGAATGGCTATAGGGATTATTTTGGTTGCTCCTAGTTTATTTAACATTAATGATTCTTTAAATAAATATTATGTTAGCGCTCAATTGGGCGCTTCCTCAGAAACTATTTCAATGCTAAAACAAACCTTTATTGAAGAACATAAAAATATTCCCAATTTAACACTAGATGACATTAAAGTGTCATATTCACTTTTCCCAACAAATTGAGGATATTTTAAATTTGAATTTATCGGTTATCAATCACAAGTGTTTCCGACTTTAATCATTGTTTATTTGGCATATTGAATTGAAAGAATTTCAAATAAATACATTCATTCTTCAATTGTCGCTTTACTTTCTCCATTATTTACTGTATTAATTTCTGTTTTTATTGGTTTTTGAATTTTAGGACCTTTAGGAAGAGTTATTTCAGATATTTTAGCAGTTGCTTTGTCTGGTATTTGAACTTATACTAATTTTCCATATTTTGGGATTGGAGGATTTATTATTGGTTTTTCATACCCATTTATGGTTCTTACTGGTTTTCACCAGGGTCTTTTACCAGTGGAAATCCAACTTTTAGCAACTATTGGTCGAAGTTGGATTTCTCCTATTGCCATTTCCTCAAATATCGCTCAAGGTACAGTTGCTTTAGCTATAGCTACTTGAATGTTTATTAATAAATTTAAAAACAAAACAACTAAAGTAATATCTTCAGGAGTTACTGCAAACTTAGGAATTACTGAACCTGTGGTTTTTGGAATAAACTTACCACTAAAATATCCAATGTTAATTGCCGCATTTTCAGCTGGGGTTGCTGGATATTGAATGGGAATTACACAAGTAGCCGCCATTTCTCAAGGGTCAAGTTCTTGAATTGGTAGTTTAATTCAATTTACCTGAACGATAACTGATGCTGATAAACAATATTATGAGTCTTTAAAGCTATTTTCTATGGGTGAATATTACATTGTTAATTCAATAGCAAACGCATTAAAAATGCTAATTGCTAATTTAATTGCTGTACTTACAGCTTTTAGCATTACATTAACTTTATCTTTAACCAAATTTAAAGCACAAACAAAACAATGAGTTGTTCAAAATCTTTAA
- a CDS encoding ABC transporter permease — translation MQNILFFSKSFFKLIFKKKSTYIPLIIFVLINLIVATVNLTLQLNVYIGIWSAVFGVLFIIFTIFYASLKYLNLFKDLQEEGLELLIVSKPISRLHLNLSKLFVLYFIALINAIVLSLLFVFLQANYFSGYFLFKIFALSLVVFFFTFTIMGQITALISLKLSAKLSLFIPSFAYLGIAFGGFALLNNSTSTPNNAGYYLNLENINTQSGNQANLKSFYLNNPDSQLNIFAYGQNKELSPLQKNYIEKVFKTSKNSALEYQVYSYLMFPYWFVGSLLFNDSLLNDSNDTFLKDTLYSFKKNSLRNSYQLKNNSNLLKLNIYNGKELKDLYVVPGLYKNSGLDKGVDTQLIYARENANNFDVSFKEDEYVFAQPNNIVGSLKWDVVKDALSDEILSAYFEDFYHQHLQNKQLFKEDILTLIASEINNPDSQLFNSNTYKTKLLDENYINGKYITSLTEQKIYLAVSFIYYLYFSHNNSQTLKELLYDKETLNYRFDQLKIKIDDNTYFIGGYKQFTPIQKVVDDKIIIRYELEKSDNTLFQGQETIYQINKSSLILNDWIFIFIWVLISTSSAVLLVYLNARKDYK, via the coding sequence ATGCAAAACATTTTATTTTTTTCAAAATCTTTTTTTAAACTAATCTTTAAAAAGAAATCAACTTATATTCCGTTGATTATTTTTGTTTTAATAAACTTAATTGTTGCTACAGTTAATTTAACATTACAATTAAATGTTTATATAGGAATTTGAAGCGCTGTTTTTGGAGTATTGTTTATTATATTTACCATTTTTTATGCTTCGTTAAAATATTTAAATTTATTTAAAGACCTTCAAGAAGAAGGTTTAGAACTTTTGATTGTTTCTAAACCTATTTCTCGATTACATTTAAATTTAAGCAAACTATTTGTGCTTTATTTTATAGCTTTAATAAATGCTATAGTCTTAAGTTTGTTATTTGTTTTTTTACAAGCTAATTATTTTAGCGGTTATTTTCTTTTTAAAATATTTGCTTTAAGTTTGGTTGTTTTCTTTTTTACTTTTACAATAATGGGACAAATCACTGCCTTAATTTCATTAAAATTAAGTGCTAAATTATCTTTATTTATTCCATCATTTGCTTATTTGGGTATTGCATTTGGTGGTTTTGCTTTACTTAATAATTCAACTTCAACCCCAAATAATGCTGGCTATTATTTAAATTTAGAAAATATAAATACTCAATCAGGTAACCAAGCTAATTTAAAATCTTTTTATTTGAATAACCCAGACTCTCAACTAAACATTTTTGCTTATGGACAAAATAAAGAACTTTCACCTCTTCAAAAAAACTATATTGAGAAAGTTTTTAAAACATCTAAAAATTCAGCTCTAGAATATCAAGTATACTCATACTTAATGTTTCCTTATTGATTTGTTGGTTCATTACTTTTTAATGATTCGCTTTTAAACGATTCAAATGACACATTTTTAAAAGATACTTTATATTCTTTTAAAAAGAATTCGCTTAGAAATTCATATCAATTGAAAAACAATTCAAATCTATTGAAATTAAACATTTACAATGGTAAAGAATTAAAAGATCTTTATGTTGTTCCAGGTTTGTATAAAAACAGTGGTTTAGACAAAGGAGTTGACACTCAACTTATTTACGCTAGGGAAAACGCAAATAATTTTGATGTTTCCTTTAAAGAAGATGAATATGTATTTGCTCAACCAAATAATATTGTGGGTTCTTTAAAATGAGATGTGGTAAAGGATGCTTTATCCGATGAAATTCTAAGTGCTTATTTTGAAGATTTTTATCATCAACATTTACAAAATAAACAATTATTTAAAGAAGATATTTTAACACTTATTGCTTCAGAAATAAATAATCCCGATTCACAATTATTTAATTCAAATACTTATAAAACTAAACTACTTGATGAAAATTACATTAATGGTAAATATATAACTTCATTAACTGAGCAAAAAATTTACTTAGCGGTTTCATTTATATATTATTTATATTTTTCACACAATAACTCTCAAACACTAAAAGAACTTTTATACGATAAAGAAACATTAAATTATCGCTTTGATCAATTAAAAATAAAAATTGATGACAACACTTATTTTATTGGAGGATATAAACAATTTACCCCTATTCAAAAAGTTGTGGATGATAAAATTATTATTCGATACGAATTGGAAAAATCAGATAATACATTATTCCAAGGTCAAGAAACAATTTATCAAATTAATAAATCTTCATTAATACTAAATGACTGAATTTTCATTTTTATTTGAGTTTTAATTTCAACATCTTCAGCGGTTTTACTTGTTTATTTAAATGCTAGAAAGGATTATAAATAA
- a CDS encoding aromatic motif membrane protein, whose amino-acid sequence MKKWLLLSSSIIPFVLVSCTQTPKKDTPTNENTNVLDALNSYLFTNDKTTQKQYYLEQNAISKNLFLELNYALYWFPLYYISSQNRNDSFANLTLSSKKIIENALTKNWYWFLKNITRFEFVLNPYGDKFQSSDLENAIFEKGNKDKKILLNIKDNLQKVIIKDFALPNSTNQLSNTKFVYFLFGDNKVVSAVLYNKDNINFFNLTGDVLEFEGKLSINEIQKQLDSIQNSMIQIYQQKIKEEIDYLKLLDSSEEEINLFLTSVNDLNFFKLFTLNGYNQIISQTFQELFDKNIFSRYTLRKVNYD is encoded by the coding sequence ATGAAAAAGTGATTGCTTCTAAGTAGTTCAATTATTCCTTTTGTTTTAGTATCTTGCACTCAAACACCCAAAAAAGATACTCCCACAAATGAAAACACCAATGTTTTAGATGCACTTAATTCATATTTATTCACCAATGACAAAACAACACAAAAACAGTACTATTTAGAACAAAATGCTATTTCTAAAAATTTATTTTTAGAACTTAACTATGCACTTTATTGATTTCCTTTGTATTATATTTCTTCGCAAAATCGTAACGATTCTTTTGCTAATTTAACTCTTTCTTCCAAAAAGATAATTGAAAATGCTTTAACAAAAAATTGATATTGATTTTTGAAAAACATCACTCGTTTTGAATTTGTTTTAAATCCGTATGGTGACAAATTTCAATCTAGTGATTTGGAGAATGCAATTTTTGAGAAAGGAAATAAAGATAAGAAAATTCTTTTAAACATTAAAGATAACCTTCAAAAAGTAATCATTAAAGATTTTGCGCTTCCAAACTCAACAAACCAATTAAGCAACACTAAATTTGTTTACTTCTTGTTTGGTGACAACAAAGTTGTATCTGCGGTTTTATACAATAAAGATAATATTAATTTCTTTAACTTGACTGGTGATGTATTAGAGTTTGAAGGTAAATTATCAATAAACGAAATCCAAAAACAACTAGATAGTATTCAAAATTCAATGATTCAGATTTATCAGCAAAAAATAAAAGAGGAAATTGATTACCTAAAATTGCTAGATTCTTCTGAAGAAGAAATTAATCTATTTTTGACAAGTGTTAATGATTTAAACTTTTTCAAACTATTCACTTTAAATGGTTACAATCAAATTATTTCTCAAACATTTCAGGAACTATTTGATAAAAACATTTTTTCCCGCTACACACTAAGAAAGGTAAACTATGATTAA
- a CDS encoding ABC transporter ATP-binding protein produces MINTNILEVKNLSKKYKNFVALDNVSFEIKKGSFHAFIGTNGSGKTTTIKCIIGAYQKYTGDILINNISVTNPLSRSNLGYIPENATFPKDVTVYDYLSFLSSLFKLTKNEIEQKINFYLQQFKITDLKNKKPFNFSSGQKKKVLLIQALLADPEIIILDEPAANLDPYGRYELFNILKTLQSQGKTILICSHILSEVDNYSDSLTLINDGKIIYNGNKYDSLENIFYEKVIASK; encoded by the coding sequence ATGATTAATACAAATATTTTAGAAGTAAAAAATCTTAGCAAAAAGTATAAAAATTTTGTTGCTTTAGATAATGTATCTTTTGAAATAAAAAAAGGTTCTTTTCATGCATTTATTGGAACAAATGGTTCAGGTAAAACAACCACTATAAAATGTATTATTGGAGCTTATCAAAAATATACAGGAGATATTCTTATAAATAATATAAGTGTGACAAATCCACTTTCTCGTTCTAATTTAGGATACATTCCTGAAAACGCAACTTTTCCTAAAGATGTTACTGTGTATGATTATTTAAGTTTTTTGAGTTCTTTATTTAAATTAACTAAAAATGAAATTGAACAAAAAATAAATTTTTACTTACAACAATTTAAAATAACTGATTTGAAGAATAAAAAACCTTTTAACTTTTCTTCCGGTCAAAAGAAAAAAGTTCTTCTTATTCAAGCGTTACTTGCTGATCCTGAAATTATTATTTTAGATGAGCCTGCAGCCAATTTAGATCCATACGGGCGCTACGAATTATTTAATATTTTAAAAACTTTACAATCTCAAGGTAAAACCATTTTAATTTGCTCTCACATTTTAAGTGAGGTTGATAATTATTCAGATTCATTAACATTAATTAATGATGGGAAAATTATTTACAACGGTAATAAATATGATTCATTAGAAAATATTTTTTATGAAAAAGTGATTGCTTCTAAGTAG
- the rpsG gene encoding 30S ribosomal protein S7 → MSRKKSAPIREVLADPVFNSVIVTKLINTIMLDGKKSIAQDILYSAFEIVKEKTQKDPMEVFLQAVENITPQLEIRTRRIGGTNYQVPTEVSPRRKKTLALRWLVNYARSRNEKTMDVRLANEIIDASNKTGGAIKKREDTHKMAEANRAFAHFRW, encoded by the coding sequence ATGTCAAGAAAGAAAAGTGCACCTATCCGTGAAGTACTTGCAGATCCAGTTTTTAATTCTGTAATCGTTACAAAATTAATTAACACTATTATGCTTGACGGAAAAAAATCAATCGCTCAAGACATTTTATATTCAGCGTTTGAAATTGTTAAAGAAAAAACTCAAAAAGACCCAATGGAAGTGTTTTTACAAGCTGTAGAAAACATCACTCCACAACTTGAAATTAGAACAAGAAGAATTGGAGGAACAAACTACCAAGTTCCAACCGAAGTTTCTCCACGTAGAAAAAAAACTCTTGCTCTTAGATGACTTGTTAACTATGCACGTTCAAGAAATGAAAAAACAATGGACGTTCGTTTAGCTAACGAAATTATTGATGCATCAAATAAAACTGGTGGAGCTATTAAAAAACGTGAAGATACTCACAAAATGGCTGAAGCAAACCGTGCATTTGCACACTTCAGATGATAA